The genomic segment GGCGACCCGTTCATAGAAGTCGCCCAATTGATGGTAGCCACCCTCAGCGTTCAAAGTGATGGGGATCTCGTTGAAGTACTCGGTCACCTTGGGCTCCCGGGGCTGGAAGAGCGCCACGCCGAGGCCCGCTTGATAGGCGGCGTCGGAAAGCGTGCGGTAGAGGGTCGGCATCTCCTTCTCGTTGGGCAGTTTTTCTTTGATGACCTCGATGTTCTTCTCGAGCTCGGCGATCTCGCGACGGAAGCGCGCGATGTCGGCGACGATCCGCCGGCTTTCCATCAGCTCGCGCTGGAGCGACTCGCGCTGGGCACGGAGCGCGCTGATCCGCACCTCGATCGGCGAGATCAGGAGGAAATAGGCGGCGGCGACGAGGACGACGACGCCGGCCAGGCCCAACACCATCTTCTGCCACTTGGGGGCATTGACGATCGGGTCGAAGAGCGGCGGCAGCGTCATGGCTAGATCTCGAAGCGGCAGGTGACCTCGAAGGTCACCGGGCGCGGGCTCTTGGCCAGATCCTGTCTGGCGACGATGATGTCCACGTCTTTG from the Candidatus Methylomirabilota bacterium genome contains:
- the pilO gene encoding type 4a pilus biogenesis protein PilO codes for the protein MTLPPLFDPIVNAPKWQKMVLGLAGVVVLVAAAYFLLISPIEVRISALRAQRESLQRELMESRRIVADIARFRREIAELEKNIEVIKEKLPNEKEMPTLYRTLSDAAYQAGLGVALFQPREPKVTEYFNEIPITLNAEGGYHQLGDFYERVAAFPRVVNVVDWRLTGLSKGRTSIKADLTLATYVYRPVGSPPAPKPPGARPVPARQ